The proteins below come from a single Candidatus Dadabacteria bacterium genomic window:
- a CDS encoding aminotransferase class V-fold PLP-dependent enzyme: protein MIFLDYQSTSPLDPRVVEKMQPYMTRWFGNPHSEHIFGWKSAEAIDKAQELIASTVGAEPLEILFTSGATLSNNLAIQGILRNNKSRSKHLVTTSIEHKCVLNTALAMREYGCLVDMVPVERNGIIDIEKIESALTKDTAMVSVMLVNNEIGTIQPVREIGELCSKKGITFHVDAAQAIGKVSINVKEMKIDLLSISGHKIYGPKGIGALYVSHHYSSKIEPIIFGGAQQSNLRAGTVPAFLCAGLGEACRIADEEMEKDRAHDLLLRDTLIGKLRTHFPDLVINGNLNQRISGNLNIQLPGVDSDALVTALQDKVAFSTGAACNAGIVEPSYVLAALGLNIDEINNSIRLGYGRFTSLEEVNRAIDLISEKAIQIRNCPTSANF from the coding sequence ATGATCTTTCTTGATTATCAGTCTACATCTCCATTAGACCCCAGAGTTGTTGAAAAAATGCAACCGTACATGACGCGGTGGTTTGGCAACCCACACTCCGAACACATTTTTGGCTGGAAATCTGCTGAAGCAATTGACAAAGCGCAGGAGCTAATTGCCTCGACCGTAGGAGCAGAACCACTAGAAATACTTTTTACATCAGGAGCTACTTTATCAAACAATTTGGCCATTCAGGGGATTCTGCGCAATAACAAATCTAGATCAAAACACTTAGTTACAACTTCCATCGAGCACAAGTGCGTGTTGAACACGGCACTCGCCATGAGGGAATACGGGTGCCTAGTTGATATGGTTCCTGTGGAAAGAAACGGAATCATTGACATTGAGAAGATAGAATCTGCTCTTACTAAAGACACCGCCATGGTTTCTGTTATGCTCGTCAACAATGAAATCGGAACCATTCAGCCGGTTAGAGAGATTGGTGAACTATGCAGCAAGAAAGGTATTACATTTCATGTAGATGCGGCGCAGGCAATAGGCAAGGTTTCGATAAATGTTAAAGAAATGAAAATTGACCTGCTTAGCATATCCGGCCATAAGATTTACGGTCCAAAAGGTATAGGGGCATTGTACGTATCTCACCACTATTCTTCCAAAATCGAGCCAATTATTTTCGGAGGAGCACAACAGAGTAATTTACGTGCCGGCACGGTACCCGCATTTCTTTGCGCAGGGCTAGGCGAAGCCTGCAGAATTGCCGACGAAGAAATGGAGAAAGACCGAGCACACGATTTGTTGCTCCGAGATACCCTGATAGGCAAACTGCGCACTCATTTCCCGGATCTAGTAATTAACGGAAACCTGAACCAGAGAATTTCCGGCAACCTTAACATACAACTTCCCGGCGTTGATTCAGATGCGCTTGTTACCGCACTCCAAGATAAAGTTGCCTTCTCAACCGGAGCCGCCTGTAATGCCGGTATTGTTGAGCCTTCCTACGTACTCGCCGCCTTAGGACTTAACATAGATGAGATAAATAACTCTATCCGTCTCGGGTATGGCAGGTTTACCTCTCTCGAAGAAGTTAATCGCGCTATAGACCTGATTTCTGAAAAAGCTATCCAAATTAGAAATTGCCCTACTTCTGCCAATTTTTAA
- a CDS encoding YHYH domain-containing protein produces the protein MKRGTWSFSFTVALAVFLFASLALAHGGGLDAKGCHTERRTGEYHCHRPQEAEKPGNSSAVSAYDRKEWHPRWRDADGDCQNTRHEVLAEESLVPVTLSPDGCKVVAGQWFDPYSGETFISPRNLDIDHLVPLKEAHISSGNTWSTEKKRGYANDLSSPATLIAVSKSENRLKGAKDPAKWLPPNHAYRCEYVRLWKEVKARWGLGSDAAENKSIEDVERGCR, from the coding sequence TTGAAAAGAGGAACCTGGAGCTTTTCGTTCACAGTAGCACTCGCCGTTTTTCTTTTTGCCTCTTTAGCTTTGGCACACGGAGGAGGTCTTGACGCAAAGGGTTGCCACACCGAAAGAAGAACCGGGGAATATCACTGCCACAGACCTCAGGAAGCAGAAAAACCGGGAAACTCCTCGGCGGTTTCGGCATATGACCGTAAAGAATGGCACCCGAGATGGAGAGACGCAGATGGAGACTGTCAGAACACGAGACACGAAGTTCTGGCAGAAGAATCCCTGGTCCCCGTTACCCTTTCCCCAGATGGGTGCAAGGTTGTTGCTGGACAGTGGTTTGACCCATACTCGGGAGAGACCTTCATCAGCCCACGTAATCTGGATATAGATCATCTAGTTCCGCTGAAAGAAGCCCATATAAGCAGCGGAAACACATGGAGCACAGAAAAGAAACGAGGATACGCAAACGATCTCTCCTCCCCCGCCACTCTCATTGCTGTGTCAAAAAGTGAGAACCGCTTAAAGGGAGCAAAAGATCCGGCCAAATGGCTTCCCCCAAATCATGCGTATCGCTGCGAGTACGTCCGCCTGTGGAAAGAGGTCAAGGCGAGATGGGGTCTTGGAAGTGATGCAGCCGAAAACAAAAGCATTGAAGATGTCGAGAGAGGATGCCGGTAG